The genome window aagctgcgaaaaaaagtggctcagcagcaaagaaaatgaaaaagtatgtatattctgatcagctgcagtttctaaaaaagctgtatgatgctcgagagacggaggacagttttcaatcggaacgcaccgccagactggaagaagatatagaaacgcagggctccgtcgaaaatactgagaatgtttctgggccatttgatacagcacccacacaacaaacatccaaaagcgagtgccatacaaacagaaaacatagaaaacctgatgcaatcgaaatgaaaatattacgagctctggaagaagacaaaccttgcagcaaaatgtcatttttacttagtctgaagcctcatctggaaaaatttgatgaacaggattatcttcagtttcagatgggagtcctcaaagttatagaaaatatatatgaaaggagaaatatattgacagctcaacctcctccatttacccattacacacctcccatgccctataataatagatttcaagcttattcttattcacctatggaaaatgctgctccaatatcctcttaccatacgcatcagattcgtcctcctccagctgcaccaaacccaactacttttctcgaacaaccattacagacttctcaaggtcgcagttcttatcaacgaattaataaagtgccaccaccatacccttcgccttccacaagtagccatgaaggcccaccatcaacaacgcagttctacaacgtttttgcagagagcctgtcgccacaaagtgacagtacagtcagtcctgctacaaactctttggtttcaactgctgatattgatattgacttttctacttcataatctgagcgtaataaaaatgtaaaacacaaataaataagtaaataaacagaactagtttttatgtattaaattaccttaacgtgatagccagcatttgaacaggttggatgcaattgcggaattgtgtgttttgtcgttgtaacacatcctttagttttctatgtaattcgtcaaacgaggtaatagacattcggaaatagttaaagaatttatttccgtcgttcctcaaatcttcaaagagtgtataaaataaacccacttcgtctcttctctggttaatggggtgtacccacaaaagacgaccttttcttttgcggcgacgatgaagcaaccacaaagcaacaactcgtttacggttcatcttgatacacacattaagcaaactgaatagacaccaacaactggtcacgtcaaaaagccgtgtaatgtgaaagcaacacaggcacggctaaaactcgtacggctttttgccgtacggtcaaaaccgtatagtgtgaaagcggcgtaacAGTCAGTCAATACGCAGCGCGCCGTCGGCCGGCGTGAAGGGCCGCCAGGGAACAGAACCCCCCACCTCTGTGGCCGCCCTGTCCACTTGTCATTCTGCGGAGACCCTTTGTTCTCACCGGTTTCGGCATTCCTATGCGGGGCACGTCTGCCCTGACTGTATTTCTCGTCTTTTGGTGGGCTTCTCCGACTCCTCTCGCCCCCGCTGGACGCTATATCTTCTCTCTTCCATCTCTGGCAGACACTAGGCGCTAAGTTCACGGTGGGCGTATGGTTCCTGTACGCTGCGAGTGGCACTCGTTCAACACTCATTTTCGTCAATGGTCGCGGAAATAAAGCTGCCAAAAAAGAGCACAGTGAATAAGGTGTTCGATTAATATATAGTgttgtgctgttgttgtggtcttcagtcctgagactggtttgatgcagctctccattctactctattctgtgcaagcttcttcgtctcccagtacctactgcaccctacatccttctgaatctgtttagtgtattcatctcttggtctccctctacgatttttaccctccacgctgccctccaatactaaattggtgatcccttgatgcctcagaacatgctctaccacccgatcccttcttttagtcgagttgtgccacaaactcctccccaatcctgttcaatatctcctgcagttgaacggaatggacagtgtcttgaaagggggatatatcaacaaaagcaaaacaaggataatggaatgtagtcgaattaagtcgggtgatgctgagggtattagactaggaaatgagacacttaaagtagtaaaggagttctgctatttggggagcaaaatagctgatgatggttgaagtggagaggacataaaatgtagactggcaatggcaaggaaagcgtttctgaagaagagaaatttgttaacatcgagtatagatttaagtgtcaggaagtcatttctggaagtgtctgtatagagtgtagccatgtatggaagtgaaacatggacgataaatagtttggacaagaagagaataggagctttcgaaatgtggtgctacaaaagaatgctgaagattagatgggtagatcacataactaatgaggaggtattgaatagaattggggagaagaggagtttgtggcacaacttgacaagaagaagggactggttggtaggacatgttctgaggcatcaagggatcacaaatttagcattggagggcagggtggagggt of Schistocerca serialis cubense isolate TAMUIC-IGC-003099 chromosome 2, iqSchSeri2.2, whole genome shotgun sequence contains these proteins:
- the LOC126455842 gene encoding uncharacterized protein LOC126455842, translating into MDEIDTELLITLVEVRPVLWDKTLDAYRDRIATKNAWREVCVALKQDFDEMEDKDKNAFGIEVIRRWTNLRDSFVKSNIKIQAAKKSGSAAKKMKKYVYSDQLQFLKKLYDARETEDSFQSERTARLEEDIETQGSVENTENVSGPFDTAPTQQTSKSECHTNRKHRKPDAIEMKILRALEEDKPCSKMSFLLSLKPHLEKFDEQDYLQFQMGVLKVIENIYERRNILTAQPPPFTHYTPPMPYNNRFQAYSYSPMENAAPISSYHTHQIRPPPAAPNPTTFLEQPLQTSQGRSSYQRINKVPPPYPSPSTSSHEGPPSTTQFYNVFAESLSPQSDSTVSPATNSLVSTADIDIDFSTS